From the Plasmodium malariae genome assembly, chromosome: 2 genome, one window contains:
- the PmUG01_02022000 gene encoding proteasome subunit alpha type-5, putative translates to MFSTRSEYDRGVNTFSPEGRLFQVEYALGAIKLGSTAVGICVNDGVILASERRISSALIEKDSVEKLLAIDDHIGCAMSGLMADARTLIDYARVECNHYRFIYNENINIKSCVELISELALDFSNLSDNKRKKIMSRPFGVALLIGGVDKNGPCLWYTEPSGTNTRFLAASIGSAQEGAELLLQENYNKNMTFEEAEILALTVLRQVMEDKLSSSNVEIAAVKKSDQTFYKYSTQDISRIIDVLPSPIYPTIDMTT, encoded by the exons ATGTTTTCAACAAG gaGTGAGTATGACAGAGGAGTAAACACCTTTTCGCCAGAGGGCAGGCTTTTTCAAGTGGAGTATGCATTAGGAGCTATAaag TTGGGAAGCACAGCAGTAGGCATATGCGTAAATGATGGTGTAATTTTAGCATCTGAAAGAAGAATTTCTTCAGCATTAATTGAAAAAGATTCAGTAGAGAAACTGTTAGCTATAGATGATCATATAGGATGCGCCATGAGTGGGTTAATGGCAGATGCAAGAACATTAATTGATTATGCAAGGGTGGAATGTAATCATTACaggtttatatataatgaaaatataaatataaaatcatGTGTAGAATTAATATCTGAATTAGCATTagatttttctaatttatccgataataaaagaaaaaaaattatgagtAGACCATTTGGTGTTGCATTATTAATAGGAGGGGTTGATAAAAATGGTCCTTGTCTATGGTATACTGAACCTTCAGGAACAAACACCCGATTTTTAGCTGCATCTATTGGATCGGCACAAGAAGGTGCAGAACTATTACtacaagaaaattataataaaaacatgaCTTTTGAAGAAGCAGAGATTCTAGCACTTACTGTTTTAAGACAAGTAATGGAGGATAAATTATCATCTTCAAATGTTGAAATTGCGGCTGTTAAGAAATCTGATCAAACATTTTATAAGTACAGCACTCAAGATATCTCGAGAATCATTGACGTCTTACCATCACCAATATATCCAACCATTGATATGACAAcatag
- the PmUG01_02022100 gene encoding conserved Plasmodium protein, unknown function, which yields MNKYFFYVLVPVNFISLICYYVKCAKVVYYSNSMRKNKDIHNIKIDRLPFKYHQNKNIYYHIRYCYDDRNKNRLFFLRTPSSSMSAVTPSSISSSSTYTTSYSRAYSTVQRKIHKRFISKKFQLFEKTSKYIENLKKVKKIDNTILGNNFNDKEGEIIDQIPDRFLNAFKWALEFKLKNFNCKFKRITKLAKKNNEELKSLDNYAIGYKENLLAMLQKDKNFFLDIVKKLKSKEYFNFDIYSIFKFINIDIRFLFYPECHNQSAIFFLIFGNLEKAVNYFLKNKQNIDFMQMPKYIHAMSAAGREVHISVKQRKRLMKAQRKKVREEKRKAHMAAAGGGNSGQEMNEGVSGGGGSSGQEMEEEGVSGGAAGGMEDDLAEGGQENLLDKLEEGLVKGVQDDIVTKEKNIHMPRGNCASENEILNPNISLDSINISSNIEEKFNFFLKNYDEIEYFFTTHFKTSEELKSFFEKFHENENKIKKEEVTFNSKGDVLTNIKEVIPNGINLEMIKKIIKTSPRLSLINKKTVLKRLAHYKNELNYSYNELKQILYNLPQFFAFGNLKRKYNELLYLDESIEEEDLKKFIKKYPRIFTYNVYRTIRPKMLYLIRHLNKSFHDTLSFPQYFSYSFRLRIIPRHVAYMNLYYDNYIEFYKELVRKYNYADFNKNFNDLVYKPNIPPINLKMLLQTSNKDFIKHYKISYYDFVRSSQLAKNIHNPFILV from the coding sequence atgaataaatatttcttttatgttttaGTACCTGtaaatttcatttcattaatatgttattatgtTAAATGTGCAAAAGTAGTTTATTATAGCAATAgtatgagaaaaaataaagacatacataatataaaaattgacCGTTTACCTTTTAAATATCACcagaacaaaaatatatattatcatattagATATTGCTACGAtgatagaaataaaaataggcttttttttttgagaacACCATCCTCTTCTATGTCTGCTGTTACCCCGTCATCAATCTCATCATCATCCACATATACCACATCGTATTCTCGGGCGTATTCTACTGttcaaagaaaaatacataaacgatttataagtaaaaaattcCAATTATTCGAAAAAACGAgcaaatatattgaaaatttgaagaaagtaaaaaaaatcgACAATACCATATTaggtaataattttaatgacaAAGAAGGTGAAATAATTGATCAAATCCCAGATAGGTTTTTGAATGCTTTTAAATGGGCATTAGAatttaagttaaaaaattttaattgtaaatttaagagaataacaaaattggcaaaaaaaaataatgaagaattaaaaagttTGGACAACTATGCTATAggatataaagaaaatttattgGCTATGTtacaaaaagataaaaatttttttcttgatatagttaaaaaactaaaatcaaaagaatatttcaattttgatatttattccatatttaaatttattaacataGATATTCGCTTTCTATTTTACCCAGAATGTCATAATCAATccgctattttttttttaatttttgggaatttagaaaaagcagttaattatttcttaaaaaacaaacaaaatattGATTTTATGCAAATGccaaaatatatacatgccaTGAGTGCTGCTGGTAGGGAAGTACATATAAGCgtaaaacaaagaaaaagattGATGAAGGCTCAGAGGAAGAAGGTGAGGGAAGAAAAGAGGAAAGCACATATGGCAGCTGCTGGTGGTGGTAACAGTGGTCAAGAGATGAATGAGGGAGTATCAGGGGGAGGTGGTAGCAGTGGTCAAGAGATGGAGGAGGAGGGAGTATCAGGAGGAGCAGCGGGTGGAATGGAGGATGATTTAGCGGAAGGAGGACAAGAAAATTTACTGGATAAATTGGAGGAAGGATTAGTGAAAGGAGTACAGGATGACATAGTGACGAAGGAAAAGAACATTCATATGCCCAGAGGAAATTGCGCCTcggaaaatgaaatattgaACCCAAACATTTCACTAgatagtataaatatatcttctAACATAGaggaaaaatttaatttttttctcaaaaATTACGATGAGATAGAATACTTTTTTACCACACATTTTAAAACGTCTGAAGAGTTAAAATCGTTTTTCGAAAAATTccatgaaaatgaaaataaaattaaaaaggaagaagtaACGTTCAATTCAAAAGGAGATGTATTAACAAACATAAAAGAAGTTATTCCTAATGGCATAAATTTGGAGAtgataaaaaagattataaaAACATCCCCTAGATTatctttaataaataaaaagacaGTATTAAAACGTTTAGCTCATTACAAAAACGAATTAAACTACTCgtataatgaattaaaacagatattatataatttaccaCAATTTTTTGCTTTTGGAAAtctaaaaaggaaatataatgaattattatatttagatGAAAGTATAGAAGAAgaagatttaaaaaagtttattaaaaaatatcctagaatatttacatataatgtatatagaACAATTAGACctaaaatgttatatttgattagacatttaaataaaagttttCATGATACCTTATCTTTTCCTCAGTACTTCAGCTACAGTTTTCGCTTAAGAATAATTCCTAGACATGTAGCTTAcatgaatttatattatgataattaCATTGAATTTTACAAAGAATTAGtgagaaaatataattatgcagattttaataaaaatttcaatgATTTAGTCTATAAACCGAATATCCCACCtataaacttaaaaatgttattgcAGACCTCTAATAAGGATTTTATCaaacattataaaatttcCTATTACGATTTTGTAAGGTCTTCACAGCTAgctaaaaatatacataatccTTTTATCCTTGTGTAA
- the PmUG01_02022200 gene encoding conserved Plasmodium protein, unknown function, whose product MLKYISCLNKRLIYKLHVENDKIIDMPLFLVDNLYVRSKEELILLLSNAISFNKKDFLVNYRRVLLKDNEAYSSYNNSNETENGSNNVKDYSNGDSNKKHNTNCEIDKNTTCDSTNGHYKYKLVDSVGDIKWGKNFMLKDVDMHSTQVNNCYKYNNEEYNELINYLSEIYSSEESWNSNCTHLFEEDEEEDYMNYLQKKNDKERKDSKEKKTQEYSLTGYIPNDFFFRSFKNRIISIKGHLSYNDLFSLIYLYSKKRDIQIMKTLGEQYIYKMEREKDKQVNYKHIIHMLNIFIKLNYEKYNIHSIIKHLLQNMSENILINDLKLSALGFTCLSRLNLYNMLFYDYIYTFLKNVNDCSHLCCSMVLHCIGYHKHYMVKKRKKLYDQVKSFNKLMNRNIISEKCIMISNDIYKFSNNPINNDNLDDIVTEEAKKAQCGYKKTIPRDFKINILTFQLCNKNRDIINKLEHKLIDRLIKMDLHDISEKSISSIFHFYFLINKNILTDKDHIIFSKLSDILIKNKINFLKPRSFLMSSYTLILHKYFTNIHISSYFLIQCAKLIKWLKGRIYIDNLLFVLMGFAQNQVIFYKNKKNSTYPKVYVDKKNNKLCNFKVENKYIDMLEKCEYEVNILEKRDVKPVSCRAAILYIFNEITNLDYELNKNQIILYLQLFSSLDIKLSADIKQKLFILIINYVNDLICYINLIFQLAIKMYGISSKYMKTIALHYLEKLDHELCKLCKLLKKDEKYFSNFLAEYNIDTLKRNTYSDDMHTHLYDLDSLSYTLFIFDQIDVTKKDFIINLSKLMSINEYFILIYKKNNFNSYIYLLHYIGSLPIDTQEHKKLIDFLFTNLEEYIELSYKEYMQNRGKAIIEENDMLIGLSKRQANIYDEYKSNETREVNNKGTHDCTTEDKNITDCFYNEVNHKIIKDKIFLKDLILLLDSIRINKAYGYNSLLRNITAMINTEKIKMLSDEDVELVNYIFIDMGLMNKHVMDEAMNRGLTIGLKV is encoded by the exons ATGCTAAAGTATATTAGTTGTCTAAATAAGAGACTGATTTACAAGTTACATGTAGAAAATGATAAGATCATTGATATGCCATTGTTCTTGGTGGACAACCTATATGTAAGAAGTAAAGAGGAGTTAATTTTGTTACTGAGCAATGCTATTTCTTTCAacaaaaaagattttttagTTAATTACAGAAGAGTGTTACTAAAGGACAATGAAGCATATAgtagttataataattcgAATGAAACGGAAAATGGTAGCAATAACGTGAAAGATTACAGTAATGGAGATAGCAATAAGAAGCATAACACGAATTGtgaaatagataaaaatacCACCTGTGACAGCACCAATGgacattataaatataaacttgTAGATAGTGTTGGTGATATAAAATggggaaaaaattttatgttaaaaGATGTGGACATGCATTCAACACAAGTAAACAATTGTTACAAATACAATAACGAAGAGTATAACGAattgataaattatttatcgGAAATATATTCGAGTGAAGAAAGCTGGAATTCAAATTGTACACACCTTTTTGAAGAGGATGAAGAGGAGGATTATATGAactatttacaaaaaaaaaatgacaaagaaagaaaagattCTAAGGAGAAAAAGACACAGGAATATTCATTAACTGGTTATATTCCGaacgattttttttttcgttcatttaaaaatagaattatatCCATTAAGGGACATTTATCATACAACGATTTATTTtcacttatttatttatatagtaaaaagAGAGATATACAAATTATGAAAACACTAGGAgagcaatatatatataaaatggaaaGGGAAAAAGATAAGCAAGTAAATTACAAgcatattatacatatgttaaatatatttattaaattaaattacgaaaaatataacattcaTAGTATCATAAAACATTTACTACAGAATATGTCtgagaatattttaattaatgacTTGAAGTTATCGGCCTTAGGTTTTACTTGTTTATCAAGACttaatttgtataatatgctattttatgattatatatatacttttttgaaaaatgtaaatgatTGTTCTCATTTATGCTGTTCTATGGTTTTACATTGCATAGGGTATCATAAACATTATATGgtgaagaagaggaagaagctTTATGATCAAGTAAAATCTTTCAACAAATTGATGAATCGTAATATCATTTCGGAGAAATGCATTATGATAAGTAATGACATCTACAAGTTTAGTAACAACCCCATCAATAATGATAATCTTGATGATATAGTTACCgaagaagcaaaaaaagCTCAATGTGGATACAAAAAAACTATTCCCAGAgatttcaaaataaatattttgacaTTTCAACTTTGTAATAAAAACAGAGAtatcattaataaattagaaCATAAACTAATTGATAGACTAATAAAAATGGACTTACATGATATTTCTGAAAAATCTATAAGTAGCATAtttcacttttattttttaataaacaaaaatattttgactGATAAAgatcatattatatttagcAAATTAAGCgacattttaataaaaaataaaataaattttctaaaGCCTAGAAGTTTTCTCATGTCCTCGTACACATTAAttcttcataaatatttcacGAATATTCATATCTCTTCATATTTCCTTATACAGTGTGCTAAGTTAATAAAATGGTTAAAGGgtagaatatatatagacaATTTACTATTCGTTTTAATGGGTTTTGCTCAAAACCAAgtgattttttataaaaacaaaaagaatagTACTTACCCAAAAGTTTAtgttgataaaaaaaataataaattatgtaattttaaagtagaaaataaatatattgatatgCTTGAAAAGTGCGAATATGAAGTAAATATTCTCGAAAAAAGAGATGTGAAACCTGTTAGTTGCAGAGCagctattttatatatctttaatgaaataacaaatttagactatgaattaaataagaatcaaattattttgtatttacaattattttctagtcttgatataaaattaagtgCAGATATTAAGCAAAAATTGTTTATACTAATTATTAACTATGTTAATGatttaatatgttatattaatttgaTTTTTCAACTAGCTATTAAGATGTATGGAATTTCtagtaaatatatgaaaactATAGCTTTGCATTATTTGGAAAAATTGGACCATGAATTGTgcaaattatgtaaattactcaaaaaagatgaaaaatatttttctaattttttggcagaatataatattgaCACCTTGAAGCGTAATACCTATTCAGATGATATGCATACCCATTTATATGACCTGGATAGTCTATCTTACacccttttcatttttgatcAAATAGATGTAACCAAAAAAGATTTCATAATAAATCTTTCAAAATTGATGTCCATTAATGAATACTTTATTTtgatatacaaaaaaaataactttaattcttatatttatcttcTTCATTATATTGGCTCCTTACCTATTGATACACAAGAGCATAAAAAGTTAATAGATTTTTTATTCACAAATTTGGAGGAATATATAGAATTATCTTATAAGGAGTACATGCAAAATAGAGGAAAAGCGATAATAGAGGAAAACGATATGTTAATAGGATTAAGCAAAAGACAAGCAAATATTTATGatgaatataaaagtaaCGAAACAAGAGAAGTGAATAATAAAGGCACGCATGATTGCACCACCGAGGATAAAAATATCACAGATTGTTTCTATAACGAAGTAAACCATAAGATAATAAaggataaaatatttctaaaagATTTGATATTATTACTAGATTCCATAAGAATTAACAAGGCCTATGGTTATAACTCTCTCCTTCGCAACATAACTGCAATG ATAAATACGGAAAAAATCAAGATGCTGTCGGATGAAGACGTCGAATTAgtaaattacatttttatagatATGGGTCTAATGAACAAACATGTAATGGACGAAGCGAt GAATAGGGGGTTAACTATCGGATTAAAAGTGTAA
- the PmUG01_02022300 gene encoding conserved Plasmodium protein, unknown function, with product MKCSEKLAYKKLIDELKNEFPFFQKYPDDFFYSKNNEKLKKREDFDAILKTSEQKNDVKEYCNLLVEELEKSFNMLEKNNSINYLCNIFLNNYNNLTNDYYDYINSSYTNSETVEKIMQNYIKGGVSVKENIVKTEKTKMKKEKEEVEVINTADNNLNSSANNRDNNYRNHMKNSKKKGKKSRAKIISKGNRITKKVVNSNNTKCVEMRGNCQVNERSNNSSTSNSTNTCNNNSNINNNSNCSSSCSKNIGYSNRGTSELKNFFKEEIVNSSELGFCDISFIPFIDNSFYINYGCIETILCSEQLNSIFMIDNKMTINNKDGSLKYKRLITFGPSGKIVFLRNVRKSSIVKGWICKSDLKRKCFFVKIFYIRNEESNDDKDKERLNICIEKKCKDSDNGDSCGSSNSSCDSDVCACLPFCFINKFEFLNDLNIEGIHLDNTVDRFVGMHICAQVFEDTDYIYTHFRDIIYAHTFHFFITFYSKQLSNIDKLGFLSKELNNDFLVEKKKNSKDNFLLKYFNMLLFSCRNFLNLKNLKYKEKFLLLDLAHMPSLIKFNYRNNYCQIHIGNIITKKQNLIWSNQKFLEAFEIYKNNSKYYNFLKSYFNLDPVSKDCKFVYVYEKDNFVVESCSKEQRASREKLEDTAGYGDDDVKNGAKDDKSYDENKEIIHKKNALQTNENYQCVKATNKELVENYEHSHPFLNDKENFIIKNIIFLNSNLYKTKWIYNFFNCIKLTINLNNQHILANFLLSLVLLELSCYTESFLFLFRIFKIKKMFLDSYKLKNIICSIFIKQLKKNINKEILWNVIINFKEYDLFNMREDNSEQYCRNIFMRNQNIISTLQKI from the coding sequence atgaaatgttCCGAAAAATTAGCctataaaaagttaatagACGAATTAAAAAACgaatttccatttttccaaaaatacccggatgattttttttatagtaaaaacaatgaaaaattaaaaaaaagagaagattTTGACGCCATTTTAAAAACTTCTGAACAGAAAAATGATGTAAAGGAGTACTGTAATTTATTAGTGGAAGAATTAGAGAAATCATTCAATATgttggaaaaaaataattccatAAATTATCTatgcaatatatttttaaataattacaataatttgACTAATGATTATTACGATTATATTAACAGTAGTTATACAAATTCAGAGACagttgaaaaaattatgcaaaaTTACATCAAAGGTGGTGTATCAGTGAAGGAAAATATTGTCAAAACAGAAAAAACCAAGATGAAAAAGGAGAAAGAGGAAGTAGAAGTAATTAATACTGCAGATAACAATTTAAATTCCAGTGCAAATAATAGAGACAATAATTATAGAAATCATATGAAAAACAGCaagaaaaagggaaaaaagagTCGCGCAAAAATCATTTCCAAAGGCAACCGTATAACGAAAAAAGTAGTTAACTCCAATAATACGAAATGTGTCGAAATGAGGGGAAATTGCCAGGTGAACGAAAGAAGCAATAATAGTAGTACCAGTAATAGTACTAATACCTGTAATAACAATAGCAATATTAACAACAACAGTAATTGTAGCAGTAGTTGCTCTAAGAATATCGGCTACTCAAATCGAGGAACAAGTGAACTAAAAAACTTCTTCAAAGAGGAAATTGTGAATAGTAGTGAACTCGGATTTTGTGACATTTCATTTATCCCATTTATTGacaattctttttatataaattatgggTGTATTGAGACCATTTTATGCAGTGAACAGTTAAATAGCATTTTTATGATTGACAATAAAATGACAATAAATAACAAGGACGgatcattaaaatataaaagattaaTAACCTTTGGACCCTCAggaaaaattgtttttttgcGGAATGTAAGAAAAAGTTCGATCGTTAAAGGGTGGATTTGTAAGTCTGATTTAAAGCgaaaatgtttttttgtcaaaattttttatatcagaAATGAGGAAAGTAATGATGACAAGGATAAAGAAAGACTGAATATCTGCATTGAGAAAAAATGTAAGGACAGTGACAATGGTGATAGCTGTGGTAGTAGCAACAGCAGTTGCGATAGCGATGTATGTGCTTGTCTTCCGTTTTGCTTTATAAACAAATTCGAATTCTTAAATGACCTTAACATTGAAGGTATCCATTTGGATAATACAGTTGACAGGTTTGTAGGAATGCATATATGTGCGCAAGTTTTTGAAGACACAGATTATATCTATACACATTTTCgagatattatatatgcacatacttttcatttttttatcacaTTTTATTCTAAACAATTGTCAAACATTGATAAATTAGGTTTTTTGTCAAAGGAATTAAATAACGATTTTttagtagaaaaaaaaaaaaattcaaaggataactttttattaaaatattttaatatgttattattttcatgtcgaaattttttaaatttgaaaaatctaaaatataaagaaaagttTCTCCTCCTAGATCTTGCACATATGCCTTCCTTGATTAAATTTAACtatagaaataattattgCCAAATACATATTGGTAATATTATTACGAAGAAGCAAAATTTAATATGGTCTAACCAAAAATTTTTGGAAGCTTTTGAAATTTACAAGaataatagtaaatattataattttctgaAGAGCTATTTCAACCTAGATCCGGTTTCCAAGGATTGCAAGTTTGTGTATGTTTATGAGAAGGACAATTTTGTCGTTGAAAGTTGTTCTAAGGAGCAACGCGCAAGTAGGGAGAAATTAGAGGACACAGCTGGATACGGGGATGACGATGTGAAAAATGGTGCAAAGGATGATAAGAGTTATGATGagaataaagaaattatacATAAGAAAAACGCCCTTcaaacaaatgaaaattatcAGTGTGTAAAAGCAACGAATAAAGAACTCGTTGAAAACTATGAGCATTCTCACCCTTTCCTAaatgataaagaaaattttattattaaaaatatcatatttttaaattcaaattTGTATAAAACTAAATGGATTTACAATTTCTTTAATTGCATTAAATTaacaattaatttaaataatcaaCATATTTTAGCTAATTTCTTACTCAGTCTCGTTTTACTAGAATTAAGTTGCTATACTGAATCTTTTCTGTTTCTTTTTAggatttttaaaataaaaaaaatgtttttagatagctataaattaaaaaatattatttgctccatttttataaaacaattaaaaaaaaacataaataaagaaattttatgGAATGTTATAATAAACTTTAAAGAATACGATTTGTTTAACATGAGAGAAGATAACAGCGAACAATATTGCCGAAACATATTCATGAGAAACCAAAATATAATTAGTACCCTTCAAAAGATATAG